Proteins from a genomic interval of Maylandia zebra isolate NMK-2024a linkage group LG15, Mzebra_GT3a, whole genome shotgun sequence:
- the flrt2 gene encoding leucine-rich repeat transmembrane protein FLRT2 translates to MEFLAGPWNKDWASFLQFWLTVILSLQMQFSPGASCPQECRCDKGFVYCNERSLTSVPLGIQEGYKVLYLHNNQINNAGFPVELHNLVSVETVYLYGNQLDEFPVNLPKNTKVLHLQENNIQTISKAALAQLTKLEELHLDDNSISTVGVEEGAFREAVSLKLLFLTKNHLSSVPIGLPEDLKELRLDENRIAVIAEEAFQNVTRLQRLLLDGNLLTDEGIAPGTFQDLATLRELALARNSLTFPPPLLPSQSLVKLSLQENQIDQIPVAAFAGLNRLERLDISSNQLQTLTQGVFDGLSSLRHLIVRNNPWRCDCTVKWVVVWLKSLPSSVNARGFTCSSPEKVRGMTIRELTLDIIECPIQPDQPPWPTLRSTPPPPPTTTPVTTMISTLITSSIPYYFDSPSPTLPPLLNNPAGPLPPYEDPLQISFHVVNSTNIDVSWASYFTVTAYKVTWVKRGQSQINEGMQERTVSGDLRRISLTNLDPRSVYRICVHVLDTLNSYRPGEDTICSEARTKPPVTTKPPGREQAPQDSISSTLLMAGIIGGAVLIVLVTLLSLFCWHMHRKNRSSSTKWKYNRGRRKDDYCEAGTKKDNSILEMTETSFQIVALNNEQLLKGDFRIQPIYTPNGGIGFRDCHLSNNSIAYCKSSNVPSTEFCHT, encoded by the coding sequence atGGAGTTTCTGGCTGGACCCTGGAATAAAGATTGGGCTTCGTTCTTGCAATTTTGGTTGACTGTCATCCTAAGCCTCCAAATGCAATTCAGCCCAGGTGCCTCTTGTCCGCAAGAGTGTCGTTGTGACAAAGGGTTTGTGTACTGCAACGAACGCAGCCTGACATCAGTGCCTCTGGGGATACAGGAGGGCTACAAGGTCCTCTACCTCCACAACAACCAGATCAACAATGCTGGTTTCCCTGTGGAACTTCACAATCTGGTCTCCGTAGAAACTGTGTACCTGTACGGCAACCAGCTGGACGAATTCCCTGTGAATCTGCCCAAAAACACCAAGGTCCTGCACCTCCAGGAGAACAATATCCAAACAATCTCCAAGGCAGCTCTTGCCCAATTGACTAAACTAGAGGAGCTACACCTTGACGATAACTCCATCTCCACAGTAGGGGTGGAAGAAGGGGCCTTCAGGGAGGCGGTAAGCCTCaaactcctcttcctcaccaAGAACCACTTAAGCAGCGTTCCCATTGGTCTTCCCGAAGACCTGAAGGAGCTGCGGTTAGATGAGAACCGCATTGCTGTCATTGCAGAGGAGGCCTTCCAGAATGTGACACGTCTACAGCGCCTCCTGCTAGACGGGAACCTGCTGACAGATGAGGGCATCGCACCAGGGACCTTCCAGGACCTGGCCACCCTCCGTGAGTTGGCTCTGGCCCGCAATTCACTAACTTTCCCCCCTCCTCTCTTGCCCAGCCAGTCGCTGGTCAAACTTAGCCTACAGGAGAACCAGATCGACCAGATCCCCGTGGCGGCGTTTGCGGGTCTAAACAGGCTGGAAAGACTGGATATCTCCAGCAACCAGCTTCAAACTCTAACACAAGGTGTGTTCGATGGCCTGTCCAGCCTGAGGCACCTCATAGTGCGAAACAACCCGTGGCGCTGTGACTGCACCGTAAAATGGGTGGTGGTGTGGCTCAAATCGCTGCCTTCCTCTGTCAACGCCCGCGGGTTTACGTGCTCGAGTCCGGAGAAGGTGCGTGGCATGACAATCAGAGAGCTCACGCTGGATATTATTGAGTGCCCCATTCAACCCGACCAGCCGCCCTGGCCCACCCTCCGCTCCAcaccccctcccccacccaccaccacccctGTCACCACCATGATTTCCACCCTCATCACTTCATCCATCCCTTACTACTTTGACTCCCCCTCCCCCACGCTGCCCCCCTTACTTAACAACCCTGCCGGACCCCTGCCTCCTTACGAGGACCCTCTTCAGATCTCCTTCCACGTGGTCAACTCCACCAACATCGACGTGAGCTGGGCTTCCTACTTTACTGTCACCGCCTACAAGGTCACTTGGGTCAAAAGGGGCCAAAGCCAAATCAACGAAGGAATGCAGGAGAGGACGGTGAGCGGGGACCTGCGGCGCATCAGCCTCACCAACCTGGATCCCCGGTCTGTGTATCGGATCTGCGTGCACGTCCTGGACACCCTTAATTCCTATAGGCCTGGGGAGGATACTATATGCTCCGAGGCCAGGACCAAGCCGCCAGTGACCACCAAGCCTCCGGGCAGAGAGCAGGCTCCTCAGGACAGCATCAGCTCCACGCTGCTAATGGCTGGGATCATAGGAGGGGCTGTTCTTATCGTCCTGGTTACGCTGCTCAGCTTGTTCTGCTGGCACATGCACAGGAAGAACCGGTCGTCTTCGACCAAGTGGAAATACAACCGCGGCAGGAGAAAAGACGACTACTGCGAGGCTGGAACCAAGAAGGATAACTCCATTCTGGAGATGACTGAGACCAGTTTCCAGATAGTGGCGCTGAACAATGAGCAGCTGCTCAAGGGAGATTTCCGCATCCAGCCCATCTACACTCCCAACGGGGGCATTGGATTTAGAGACTGTCACCTCAGTAACAACAGCATAGCCTACTGCAAGAGCAGCAACGTGCCCAGTACAGAGTTCTGCCACACGTGA